TATTAAACCGTATAACAGGTTTACTTATGAAGCGTCAATTCAATATCGAATCGATTACAGTTGGTCATACTGAACAGCCAAACTTCTCAAAAATGACATTTGTTGTGAATGTAGAAGATGAGCGCAAAATTGAACAACTGGTGAAGCAATTATCGAAGCAAATTGATGTGTTAAAGGTCAATGACATTACAGATAAATCCATCGTGCTTCGTGAGCTAGCGCTTGTGAAGGTTATTTCACCACCAAATTTACGTCTGGAAATGAACTCGATTGTTGAGCCATTCCGTCCACAAATTATTGATACAGCGAAAAACGTTGTGACATATCAAGTGGTAGGAAATCCAGAAAAAATCGATGCCTTTATTGAGCTTATTCGCCCATATGGTATTAAAGAATTAACGCGCACAGGTGCAACGGCATCTGTTCGTGAAACACAAAAAACCATCAATACGCAGCTCTCTATTTTAAAATAGTTTGCATATAAAACCGAAGCTTGTGATCTGCGCACTGTAAAGCTGCAAATGCTCATAAGTTTAAAAAAACAAACCCAATTATTAGGAGGAAACAAACAATGGCTACAATGTACTATGAACAAAACATCAACGAGGACGTATTAAAAGGAAAAAAAATCGCAATTATCGGTTACGGTTCACAAGGTCATGCACATGCATTAAACCTTAAAGAATCAGGTTTCGATGTAGTAGTAGGTGTTCGCCCAGGTGGATCTTTCGATGCAGCAAAAGCTGATGGCTTAGACGTTAAAACAGTTGCGGAAGCAGCACAAGAAGCAGATGTAATCCAAATCTTACTACCAGATGAGCGTCAAAAAGCAGTTTATGAAGCTGAAATTGCTCCATATTTAGAAGCTGGTAAAGCACTGATGTTTGCACATGGTTTCAATATTCACTTTGGTCAAATTACGCCACCTGCAGATGTTGACGTATTTTTAGTAGCACCAAAAGGACCAGGTCATCTAGTGCGTCGTCAATTCCAACAAGGTGCTGGTGTACCAGGACTATTTGCTATCCACCAAGATGCAACGGGTCAAGCAAAAGATTTAGCACTTGCTTACGGTAAAGGTATTGGCGCTGCTCGTGGCGGTTTATTAGAAACATCATTCAAAGAAGAAACTGAAACGGATCTATTTGGTGAGCAAGCAGTACTTTGCGGTGGGGCAACTCAATTAGTTAAAGCTGGATTTGAAACATTAGTAGAAGCGGGCTACCAACCAGAGCTTGCTTACTTTGAGACATTACACGAATTAAAATTAATCGTAGATTTAATGTTTGAAGGTGGTATGGCGACAATGCGTTACTCCGTTTCAGATACAGCCGAGTGGGGTGATTATGTTGCAGGTCCACGCATCATCGACGATTCAGTTAAAGCCCGCATGAAAGACGTATTAACAGATATCCAAGATGGTACATTTGCTCGCCGTTGGATTCAAGAAAATGAAAATGGTCGTCCAGACTATACAAAATTCAAAGAAGCTGGTGCAAACCACCAAATCGAAGAAGTTGGTGCAAAACTACGTGCAATGATGCCATTCATCAATGAAGGTAAGGAAAAAGTTGTGAGAGAAGTGGCTACAAGTGCGAAAAATTGATATTTTCGATACAACACTTCGCGATGGTGAACAATCTGCCGGCATTAATTTAAATACAGCAGAGAAAATTGAGATTGCCAAGCAACTTGAACGTCTAGGTGTAACAATTATTGAAGCAGGTTTTCCTGCTTCATCTCCCGGTGATTTTGATGCGGTCCAGCGTATTGCGGGTACTGTGAAAAATTCAATCGTTACAGGGCTAGCGCGTTGCGTGCAAAAAGATATTGATACAACATGGGAAGCGATTAAAGTAGCTGAACAACCGCATATTCATATTTTTTTAGCAACATCTCCAATCCATATGGAATATAAGTTGAAAAAATCACCTGATCAAGTGGTCGAGCAAGCCATTGAAGCAGTGAAATATGCGAAAAAATACTTCCCACTTGTGCAATGGTCTGCCGAAGATGCTTTCCGCTCAGATCGCGAATTTTTAGTACGTATTATGAATGATGTTATTGCTGCTGGAGCGACGACGATTAACGTGCCAGATACAGTGGGCTATGCCTCTCCGCAAGAATATGGCGCATTATTCAAATTTTTATTAGAAAATGTCAAAGGTGCTGAAAAAGTGAAATTCTCAGCACACTGCCATGATGATTTAGGAATGGCTACGGCTAACACCATTGCGGCTATTGAAAATGGTGCGTCACAAGTTGAAGGAACAATTAACGGTATCGGGGAGCGTGCAGGGAATGTTGCACTAGAGGAAATCGCGGTAGCCCTCCATATCCGTAAAGATATCTATCCTGTTGAAACAGGCATCAACTTACAGGAGATTAAGCGCACATCGCAATTAGTTAGTAAACTAACGAATGTCGTTATTCAACCAAATAAAGCAATTGTCGGTAAAAATGCATTTGCACATGAGTCTGGCATTCATCAAGATGGCGTGTTAAAAAATCCTGAAACATATGAAATTATATCACCTGCACTGATTGGCGAAGGAGAAGTACCTCTTGTTCTTGGCAAACATTCAGGACGCGCTGCTTTCCGTGATCGTGCAGAAACAATGGGCTTTGCACTGTCAGATGAAAAGCTAAATAAAGCTTTTGCTGAATTTAAAAAGCTAGCAGACCGTAAAAAAGAAATTACGGAAGAAGATTTATTAACGCTTCTAACAGAGCAGCAAATCCAAATCGAAGATGTGCCATTGTTTGAGCTTAAAATGGTACAAGTGCAATATGGTACAGAAAATATTCCAACTGCTACCGCGACGGTCGTGACGCCAGAAGGCAATGTAAAAAATGTTGTGGCTACAGGCTCAGGCTCAGTGGAAGCAATATTTAATACGTTAGAACAACTTGTGCCTGGTGCTATCAATGTCATTGATTACCGAG
This genomic interval from Lysinibacillus sphaericus contains the following:
- a CDS encoding 2-isopropylmalate synthase, with protein sequence MRKIDIFDTTLRDGEQSAGINLNTAEKIEIAKQLERLGVTIIEAGFPASSPGDFDAVQRIAGTVKNSIVTGLARCVQKDIDTTWEAIKVAEQPHIHIFLATSPIHMEYKLKKSPDQVVEQAIEAVKYAKKYFPLVQWSAEDAFRSDREFLVRIMNDVIAAGATTINVPDTVGYASPQEYGALFKFLLENVKGAEKVKFSAHCHDDLGMATANTIAAIENGASQVEGTINGIGERAGNVALEEIAVALHIRKDIYPVETGINLQEIKRTSQLVSKLTNVVIQPNKAIVGKNAFAHESGIHQDGVLKNPETYEIISPALIGEGEVPLVLGKHSGRAAFRDRAETMGFALSDEKLNKAFAEFKKLADRKKEITEEDLLTLLTEQQIQIEDVPLFELKMVQVQYGTENIPTATATVVTPEGNVKNVVATGSGSVEAIFNTLEQLVPGAINVIDYRVKSVGKGRDALGEAVINIRYDGVSTTGRNSSQDVLEASAKAYLNAINRHLIQVSLRAQGELV
- the ilvN gene encoding acetolactate synthase small subunit, encoding MKRVITVTVINQSGVLNRITGLLMKRQFNIESITVGHTEQPNFSKMTFVVNVEDERKIEQLVKQLSKQIDVLKVNDITDKSIVLRELALVKVISPPNLRLEMNSIVEPFRPQIIDTAKNVVTYQVVGNPEKIDAFIELIRPYGIKELTRTGATASVRETQKTINTQLSILK
- the ilvC gene encoding ketol-acid reductoisomerase gives rise to the protein MATMYYEQNINEDVLKGKKIAIIGYGSQGHAHALNLKESGFDVVVGVRPGGSFDAAKADGLDVKTVAEAAQEADVIQILLPDERQKAVYEAEIAPYLEAGKALMFAHGFNIHFGQITPPADVDVFLVAPKGPGHLVRRQFQQGAGVPGLFAIHQDATGQAKDLALAYGKGIGAARGGLLETSFKEETETDLFGEQAVLCGGATQLVKAGFETLVEAGYQPELAYFETLHELKLIVDLMFEGGMATMRYSVSDTAEWGDYVAGPRIIDDSVKARMKDVLTDIQDGTFARRWIQENENGRPDYTKFKEAGANHQIEEVGAKLRAMMPFINEGKEKVVREVATSAKN